The sequence below is a genomic window from Bos javanicus breed banteng chromosome 21, ARS-OSU_banteng_1.0, whole genome shotgun sequence.
GTCACTCGCTCACACAGCTCCGGCGGCTACGGGGGTGGCCCCATGCTCACCCAGCTGGCGGCGGACGCAGTCCCGCCACTGCAGGCCCAGCAGGTCTGGGTAGATGTCGGGCAGCTGGCGCAGCGCCAGCAGCTTCAGCATGCGCGAGGTGCAGCCGTGCAGGGCCCGCTCCCGCAGGGCCCGCTCCTCCGACAGTGTGGTGGGCCGCAGCTCCACGCGGTGCTCCTGCAGCACGTGGTCCACGGAGGCGGGCGGCAGCCGCGGGAACAGCCGCTCCTTCACCAGGTGGATGGGTACGAAGATGGCTCCGGCCCGCACCACGTGGGGGAAGGGGCACTGCTGCGTGCACACGAAGCTCTGCAGCTGCGACAGCAGCTTGCCCAGCAGCCCCTGCACGCCCTGGCAGTCCTGCCACGCCGCCCGGCCCCAGGGCCCAGACGTCGCGAGCCATTCACGCAGCTTTTCAGGTGGGGAGTGGGCCACGGAGCCTGAGATGGCATCACACAAGGATGCGTGCAGTCCTGCGAAGTGCTGCTCTGAGGAGTCGGCTGTGGTGGGGGTAGAAGCTGGGGAGGGGCCAGCAACTGGAGCGGGAGCTGGAGCCGGAGCCGGTGCGGGCGACGGAGCTGGGGCAGGCATGGAGGCAGGGGAGGCCATGGCTACAGCTGGAGGGCTGGGCAGTGTCAGGCCAAAGCAGGCCATGGGCAAGGGCTGGGTGAGCATCTGTAGTCCAGGGGGCACGGGAGTGGGGGTGGGTACGGGCTGGGCCGGGGCAGGGGCCAGCGTGGGCACAGAGGGGACCACAGTTGCAGGCAAGGGTGCTGGCCGGATGATCTTGAACTTTCGAAACATGAAGGCCACCGAGCTGTGGAAGTTGGTCCTTGGGGTGGCCTCTGTGGTCACTGGTAGCCCAGGTGGTTCTGGCACCTCTGTGACTGCCTTTTGCAGGCCCTGCGGATCGGAGACCGTGTCCCCCGTACCTGGCACGTTGGAGACATTGCTTCCTGTGGCCGGCATATCCATGGCTGCGGTGGGCTTGGCACGTCCCATGGGATGAGGGACCTTGGTGGGGGAGGCCTCGGCGGTGGTCTTCTTCACACTCAAGTCCAGAGCCACCTCCTCCTTAAGTGAGGGGTGCTCACTGGAAGGGGCTTCCTGGGCAGGCAGGGACCTTCCACAGTCTCTGTCGTGGCTCTCATTGGGGGCTGGGGCCAGTTCAGGCTCAGCTGGGGCCTCGGGTGCTGGCACATCCAGGTAGTCACGGTAGGGGGCCAGGCTGAAGACATTGTCGATGACCGGCATGGGTGGAGAGCTGGGGGGCAGTGAGCCCTCATTCTGTGGCAGAGACTGGCGCTCCTGGGCACAGGGTGGGAGCGGCGGTGGGGTGCGCGGAACTGGACTATCTCCGATGACAATGGGTGCCCCGGGGTGCTCATCAAgccggggcgggggctggggctggggctgggcctgtggctggggctgggcctgggcctgtGGCTGTGGCTGGGGATGTTCCTTTCTGCAGCTGGGCAGCCACATCTTCTCCTCGGCTTCCTGCACGGGCTTCTCTGCAGGCCTCATGGGCTCTGAGCACGGCCGGCTGGCAGGCAGAGGCTGGCATGCCCGCTGGAATGCCCCGGGCTTTGGCAAGGCCTGCACACTGTTCTGGGAAGGTGGCATCCCTCCAAGTCCTGGGGATGCTCCATAGAGAGAGAGGTCCTCCCGGGCATAGGGGAAGCCCAGCGTTTGGGGGGCAAAGTCCAGTGGGCAGCGTGGGGTGAGAGGTGGCTCCAGCTTGAGGCCTGGCGAGGGTGCCGGGAGTGGGGCGGAGGGGTAGGCGTAAGGGTCCAGCCCCACTGGGGGCATATAGGGTGTCTGAATGGCCTGCTGCCTCAGGTAGGGGCTGTTTAGCCCACCAGCTGGGTACCCGGCCCCCTTGGGGGCTCCCAGTGGCTGCAGTGGGAGCACTGAGCTGTagctgcctggcttctctgggtGGCGACAGGCTGGCGGGCAAGGCACGGGCTGTGTGGGGTGGGGCAGCGGATAGTGTGGGGGCGCTGCGTCCTGGCAGGCTGGTCCTAGGGGTTGGGCCAGCTGGGTCCAAGGACTCGGGGGGCCCTCAGACAATGCCTGCTTGGGGTCCCCAGAGTAAGGACTTGCATACTTCGAGGCCAGGAAGCCTGTGCCATGGAGGGCCCGGTACTTCTCCAAGAAGGCCTGGCAGGGGGAGAAGCTCACCGAGGAGTCTTTGTCAGATGCCCCAGCTGGCACCCCACGCAAGAAGGTGCCATCCAGGAACTGGCccttgccagaggctgggggcagAGAACAAGATGGGCCCACTGGTGGTAACAAGGACCCGGTCACCAGCGTCCAGTCAACATCCAGAGGCTTCTTCGGTGCCCCCGCTCCCAGGCAAGTCGCGAGCCCGTAACACAGGGGGCTACGGTAGACAGGTTTGGGTGCTGCCAGTGGGGGACCTGGGTAGGAGTGAGACTGGGGACCAAAGGGCAGGAGCTCGACAGGGCCAGAGTCCTGCACCTTCTCAGAGCTTTCTGTGGACGGGCGGTAGAGCAGGCAGCTGGTCAGAAGATTGTTTGCTCGGAGTGGGGGTCCTGCCATGCTGGTAGGGTACAAGGGTGGGTACGGGGTCCAAGGTGCCAATCGCTCAGACCCTGTCTTAGGAGGAGCCCCCATGGGGCAGGAGAAGTAGGCACCCTTGTAGCTGCAGGAGTCCTGGTTTCCAGCAGAGGGGGGCAGGCTGTGGCCGGGCCCGGAGTCTGCCTCCAGGCGGGGCAGCTTCCCATACATCACAGGCCCCAGGGTCCCCAGTGGCCGCTTCTCCGCCATCACTGTGAAGGCTTCAAGCCCTCCAGGGCCCCAGCTACTCAAACGCTGAcctgggagagagaagaggcaggGGCTGTCAAAACACAGGCCACAGGCAAGCAGCAGAGAACTGCTGTTCTCACTGACTCACTGCCATGCCTAAGAACTTGGCACTTGGTAGATGCTCACTGAGTACAATCACATATGGACACGAAGTACACCCATTCATGTATGGGTTCACATATGCTAAGTACACCCATTCATGtatggatgaatgaatgcatgcaggAGCCAACTTTATTTCTAAAGCTGTAAAACCCTTGGCTTAAAGAATTCTTACACAGTAGCTCTACTATACCCCTACCCCACTCCGGGAGTCCCTTCAGTTCAGCTTTACTCCACTGACTCCCAAGACCCCTTCTGAAGTTTCAGACTCTGGGGTCACTTTGCTTGGTTACTCCTCCTGCTCCTGCTTCCATCCGTGTATAGATGAGGAGTCCTGTTTATCCCAGTCACTGATGGAAGAGATGGCATGAGAAGCAGGCTTCCTACTTCCCACTACAAGCTCTGAAGTCTTAGATGCCACAGTGATTTCCAGATTCCTACAGCAGCCAAGGTGTGGAATCAGGCACTGTCTAGAAATCCAGACTTCCTGCGACACTCTAGATCTCATTTTCTGACCTCTCAGTCTTCTTAAAAAATGGCAGACAGACCTGGAACCAAGTCCCTAGGCCCAGAAGGACACATACTGGCTtggttttattattactttttattattattatcttttcttaaaatttatttattttatatatatatacttttttttctgctaatgcagaagacgtgggttcaatccctgggttaggaaaatccgctggagaaggaaatggcaacccactccagtattcttttttttttttttaatttattttattttattttaaactttacaaattgtattagttttgccaaatatcaaaatgaatccgccacaggtatacatgtgttccccatcctgaaccttcctccctcctccctccccataccatccctctgggtcatcccagcgcactagccccaagcatccagtatcgtgcatcgaacctggactggcaactcgtttcatacgtgatattatacatgtttcaatgccattctccaaaatcttcccaccctctccctctgcaacagagtccataagactgttctatacatcagtgattcttttgctgtctcgtacacagggttattgttagcatctttctaaattccatatatatgcgttagtatactgtattggtgtttttctttctggcttgcttcactctgtataataggctccagtttcatccacctcattagaactgattcaaatgtattctttttaatggctgagtaatactccattgtgtatatgcaccacagctttcttatccattcatctgctgatggacatctaagttgcttccatgtcctggctattataaacagtgctgcgatgaacactggggtacacgtgtctctttcccttccggtttcctcagtgtgtatgcccagcagtgggattgctggatcataaggcagttctatttccagttttttaaggaatctccacactgttctccatagtggctgtactagtttgcattcccaccaacagtgtaagagggttcccttttctccacaccctctccagcatttattgcttgtagacttttggatcgcagtcattctgactggtgtgaaatggtacttcatagtggttttgatttgcatttctctgataatgagtgatgttgagcatcttttcatgtgtttgttagccatctgtatgtcttctttggagaaatgtctgtttagttctttggcccattttttgattgggtcgtttatttttctggaattgagctgcaggagttgcctgtatatttttgagattagttgtttgtcagttgcttcatttgctattattttctcccaggtgaaggctgtcttttcaccttgcttatagtttcctttgttgtgcagaagcttttaattttaattaggtcccatttgtctatttttgcttttatttccaatattctgggaggtgggtcatagaggatcctgctgtgatttatgtcacagagtgttttgcctatgttctcctctaagagtttaatagtttctggtcttacgtttagatctttaatccattttgagtttatttctgtgtatggtattagaaagtgttctagtttcattcttttacaagtggttgaccagttttcccagcaccacttgttaaagagactgtcttttctccattgtatattcttgcctcctttgtcaaagataaggtgtccaaggtgcgtggatttatctctgggctttctgttttgttccattgatctatgtttctgtctctgtgactgGCTTGGTTTTAGAGAGTAGCAGTCCCCAGGAGAGGTGGCCCAGGGGAACCTTTGGTGTaacccccaccctcacccaagAACAAACCCCAGCAGGAGAGCAAAGACTGTCCAGCAGATGGCGCTGTGGCACCAACAGGAAGCTCCCACAAAAGTGCAGGAGGAGAGCCTGTGTCCATCCCAGCCCCCAAGCTGCAGTTGTCCCAAGGCACATGGGGGCAGCACAGGACCATGGAGCAGGTGGAGAGGCGAGAAGCTGTGAATATCCAGGGAGGAAGGAGCTTCTATGGGTCACAAAGTGCTAGTTGGCAATGACCCCCTTGTACTGAAGGAAAAACCGAATGCCAAAGAAAGACTCTAAGGTCCCCAAGCAAGGCCAggcaaggcccagagaggtcaacACGGATTTCCTCAAGGTAGCAGGTACCCCGTGGCCCAGGCGAGGTCATCTGAGGCCAGTCTGCTAGAACCACACTGACCTGCTTCTACCTCCCCCAGTGCCCTGTTCCCCGAAACCCTCAGGTGGCTTAAGAAGGATGAATAAGCTCAATCTTGCTATGATTAGGCCGTGGGCCAGGTGTCACAGGTTTCTGTCACCAAGCCAAGACCAacctccacccccccccccaacccctgcagtTCTCTCCCTTCAGCTGGTGACCAATGACACCCACAGGCTCAGAGTTAGACTGGCACATTTTGAAAATATGCCAAGAAAAGCCAAGGGTATTATGGGAGCCAGTGACCACCCTTATTCCAGCCTAAGTGCACCAAGGAAGCCGGGCAACACTCAGACAGTTGTCTCACCTCCTGGCCAGACTAACCTCAGACCAGCCTGAAGCAGCAGATGCTCCTGAGAAGACAGGAAGGGGCAGCGGGGCCACAATACCGATGGCAGTGCCCTACAACAGGGCGCTGCATCCCAAGGGGAAAGCCTCCCACCCCGGTGCGCAGCGGCTTTGCAAGAGGTGGTTGTatggttggggggggggtggtgttgAGACCCCTGCCCTTGGGGAGCTCTGGGTTAATTAAGTGTAGGCTCTAGTctcacttcccccaccccaccactccTTGGGACCTTCTCCATACCCAGCCCCGGCCCCCAAGAGCCATTCTCTCCTGGGCTCTGCCCATTGTGTGCCCTTCGCCCTGGGGACTTCCTGTGACACCCCTGGGACTCATCCAATAAAGGTGAGGCCACTTGGGACCCCCCAAGTCATTGGGGGAGAGATGAGGGCTCCAGGGAACCAGCAGAGGGCTATGAAGGGTATGGGGGTAACACGACCTCCTGCTATTAGGAGGTGGAGAGCCCAGCACACAACCCCTCAAGGCAAGGCTCCTCTCCACGCCAAGTGGTAGCCCAAATGTAGGTGCCTCCTTTCCTCACACAACCCAAGAGGCAAGCAATTGTTTGAAGAAGGGCAGGGCTCCAGGGAGCAGGGCCACATCACCCTTGGGGCCACCCAGCGGCTTCCTGACAAGTTGGAGCTGGGCTGGTAGGCCCATTCTCAAGCAGCGCCCAGGAGAGAAGCCCACTGCCGCCGTGCCATCCCTGCCCTAAACAGCAGGGGGCGCAAACAGCTCTCTGGCCCAGTTCCAACGCCTAAGGGGTCTCCTGATAGACATTGGGCAAGACCAGGAAGAAGAGAGCGATCCTGCCCAGCTGTGGCCAGCGCCTCTTAGAGGCTGAATCGGCTCCGCTTCCCGTGTTATCACACCTCCCCCGGCTGAGGTTTTGGGCCCTGCGTACGCTACAACCGCATCTAGGGGCAGCCCAGGCTCTAGCGGTGGGGGAAGGGTGGCGGGATCCGCTCCACGCCCCTGGCCTCTACCTGCCTCGCCCTGAACTCCAGTGCCTGGGGCCCTCAACCGACCGACCTGGCCTTGGGGCTGCCGCCGCACCCGACCCCGGCGGCTTCCGGCCGGCCCCATGCTCTATTCGGTGGCGCTGGGGCGCACGTGCACCCCAGCAGGCCGATACACAGGCCGCCACCCATGCAAACCCGTGCCTGCAAGTACGTGCCTGGCCCGTATCTGCACACACTCCCCTCCAGAACTGCGTTCTCCCCTCGCTCGGGGTCCCGCACACGTGTGCACGCGGGCAGGCCGGCGCACCGGGCCCCACGGACCGACATCTAAAAACTGGCGGGAGGGCCGGGGCAGGGGGCGGCCCGGCAGCAGAGTTCGGGCAGCCACCGCCTCCGGGCGATCCCGCCAGCCTGGGCTGCGGCCAGAGGGTGAGTCAAGCCTTAGCGAGGAAACCGCAGGGCCGTCCCGTCCCAGCAGGGCGCGTCCAGGGCCC
It includes:
- the C21H15orf39 gene encoding uncharacterized protein C15orf39 homolog isoform X2; translation: MAEKRPLGTLGPVMYGKLPRLEADSGPGHSLPPSAGNQDSCSYKGAYFSCPMGAPPKTGSERLAPWTPYPPLYPTSMAGPPLRANNLLTSCLLYRPSTESSEKVQDSGPVELLPFGPQSHSYPGPPLAAPKPVYRSPLCYGLATCLGAGAPKKPLDVDWTLVTGSLLPPVGPSCSLPPASGKGQFLDGTFLRGVPAGASDKDSSVSFSPCQAFLEKYRALHGTGFLASKYASPYSGDPKQALSEGPPSPWTQLAQPLGPACQDAAPPHYPLPHPTQPVPCPPACRHPEKPGSYSSVLPLQPLGAPKGAGYPAGGLNSPYLRQQAIQTPYMPPVGLDPYAYPSAPLPAPSPGLKLEPPLTPRCPLDFAPQTLGFPYAREDLSLYGASPGLGGMPPSQNSVQALPKPGAFQRACQPLPASRPCSEPMRPAEKPVQEAEEKMWLPSCRKEHPQPQPQAQAQPQPQAQPQPQPPPRLDEHPGAPIVIGDSPVPRTPPPLPPCAQERQSLPQNEGSLPPSSPPMPVIDNVFSLAPYRDYLDVPAPEAPAEPELAPAPNESHDRDCGRSLPAQEAPSSEHPSLKEEVALDLSVKKTTAEASPTKVPHPMGRAKPTAAMDMPATGSNVSNVPGTGDTVSDPQGLQKAVTEVPEPPGLPVTTEATPRTNFHSSVAFMFRKFKIIRPAPLPATVVPSVPTLAPAPAQPVPTPTPVPPGLQMLTQPLPMACFGLTLPSPPAVAMASPASMPAPAPSPAPAPAPAPAPVAGPSPASTPTTADSSEQHFAGLHASLCDAISGSVAHSPPEKLREWLATSGPWGRAAWQDCQGVQGLLGKLLSQLQSFVCTQQCPFPHVVRAGAIFVPIHLVKERLFPRLPPASVDHVLQEHRVELRPTTLSEERALRERALHGCTSRMLKLLALRQLPDIYPDLLGLQWRDCVRRQLGEHGATPVAAGAV
- the C21H15orf39 gene encoding uncharacterized protein C15orf39 homolog isoform X1, producing the protein MAEKRPLGTLGPVMYGKLPRLEADSGPGHSLPPSAGNQDSCSYKGAYFSCPMGAPPKTGSERLAPWTPYPPLYPTSMAGPPLRANNLLTSCLLYRPSTESSEKVQDSGPVELLPFGPQSHSYPGPPLAAPKPVYRSPLCYGLATCLGAGAPKKPLDVDWTLVTGSLLPPVGPSCSLPPASGKGQFLDGTFLRGVPAGASDKDSSVSFSPCQAFLEKYRALHGTGFLASKYASPYSGDPKQALSEGPPSPWTQLAQPLGPACQDAAPPHYPLPHPTQPVPCPPACRHPEKPGSYSSVLPLQPLGAPKGAGYPAGGLNSPYLRQQAIQTPYMPPVGLDPYAYPSAPLPAPSPGLKLEPPLTPRCPLDFAPQTLGFPYAREDLSLYGASPGLGGMPPSQNSVQALPKPGAFQRACQPLPASRPCSEPMRPAEKPVQEAEEKMWLPSCRKEHPQPQPQAQAQPQPQAQPQPQPPPRLDEHPGAPIVIGDSPVPRTPPPLPPCAQERQSLPQNEGSLPPSSPPMPVIDNVFSLAPYRDYLDVPAPEAPAEPELAPAPNESHDRDCGRSLPAQEAPSSEHPSLKEEVALDLSVKKTTAEASPTKVPHPMGRAKPTAAMDMPATGSNVSNVPGTGDTVSDPQGLQKAVTEVPEPPGLPVTTEATPRTNFHSSVAFMFRKFKIIRPAPLPATVVPSVPTLAPAPAQPVPTPTPVPPGLQMLTQPLPMACFGLTLPSPPAVAMASPASMPAPAPSPAPAPAPAPAPVAGPSPASTPTTADSSEQHFAGLHASLCDAISGSVAHSPPEKLREWLATSGPWGRAAWQDCQGVQGLLGKLLSQLQSFVCTQQCPFPHVVRAGAIFVPIHLVKERLFPRLPPASVDHVLQEHRVELRPTTLSEERALRERALHGCTSRMLKLLALRQLPDIYPDLLGLQWRDCVRRQLGDFNTEPGSVPSSESTMAREEPGSLDLTWKSAAPKAKKPGRKPPTPGPEKAEATAAGGSRGASPTPAAGASLPGPTVKARFRSLLESAWLNGLALPTWGHKASGPDRTAPRPQLLGSQSHQL